Proteins encoded together in one Salvelinus namaycush isolate Seneca chromosome 26, SaNama_1.0, whole genome shotgun sequence window:
- the LOC120021640 gene encoding RNA/RNP complex-1-interacting phosphatase-like isoform X3: MRQLKGGMRFVLNCFRLNTLTSVFRSNETRFMLTVENNSYFTGEPKKKMPPHKKNGIPDRWEDYQAVGKIISGTRFIAFKVPLKPSLCRHVERSQAFGPWELMQTMEKDGQELGLIIDLTFTTRYYKPEDLPDSVFYLKIFTAGHEVPSDPTILSFKRAVRGFLRDNTHNDKLIGVHCTHGLNRTGYLVLFNSSRGHPIERENYLKDLQTGPKRSNDGMEESEQEPIRGRSGSRHNILDSPAHHRDRHYDRHDHNQFVPLHQRGMNHQTHGFPPPLPPYGMWPPHPSLLSHPPHFNNYQWRPPPPQNNWRRPYPPEEDRRGGEDWRSSHHEGERRVHCPPPCPVLPLYSPKGWTNEPEWSASSLPSE, from the exons ATGCGGCAGCTGAAAGGTGGAATGCGATTCGTGCTAAATTGTTTTCGGTTAAATACATTAACTTCTGTTTTCAGATCAAATGAAACACGATTTATGTTAACTGTTGAGAATAATTCATATTTTACTGG TGAACCCAAGAAAAAGATGCCACCTCACAAGAAAAACGGGATACCGGACAG ATGGGAAGACTACCAGGCCGTAGGGAAGATTATATCTGGGACGCGGTTCATCGCTTTTAAAGTCCCTCTGAAACCG TCCCTGTGTCGTCATGTTGAACGTTCGCAGGCGTTTGGTCCATGGGAGCTGATGCAGACTATGGAGAAAGATGGACAGGAGCTGGGACTGATTATAGACCTCACCTTTACTACGCGCTACTACAAAcctgag gaccttCCAGACTCTGTGTTCTACCTGAAGATTTTCACAGCTGGTCATGAAGTTCCCAGCGACCCCACAATCCTTAGCTTCAAACGTGCCGTCCGCGGGTTCCTACGAGACAACACACACAACG ATAAGCTGATCGGAGTACACTGTACTCATGGGCTCAACAGGACAGGCTACCTGGTCT TGTTTAACTCTTCGCGGGGTCACCCCATAGAAAGAGAGAACTACCTGAAAGACCTACAGACTGGGCCAAAGAGAAG TAACGATGGGATGGAGGAGTCGGAGCAGGAGCCAATCAGAGGCCGCTCTGGCAGTCGTCATAACATTCTCGACTCTCCTGCCCACCACCGCGACAGACATTACGACAGGCATGACCACAACCAATTTGT GCCTCTCCACCAGAGGGGTATGAACCACCAGACTCATGGcttccctcctcctctgcctccttaTGGCATGTGGCCTCCCCACCCTAGccttctctcccatcctcctcactTCAACAACTACCAATGGAGACCCCCCCCGCCACAGAACAACTGGAGGAGGCCCTACCCaccagaggaagacaggaggggaggggaggactgGAGGTCATCCCACCACGAGGGCGAGAGGAGAGTTCACTGCCCTCCCCCTTGCCCTGTTCTCCCCCTTTACTCCCCCAAAGGGTGGACTAATGAGCCTGAGTGGtctgcctcctccctcccctctgaaTAG
- the LOC120021640 gene encoding RNA/RNP complex-1-interacting phosphatase-like isoform X2 — translation MRQLKGGMRFVLNCFRLNTLTSVFRSNETRFMLTVENNSYFTGEPKKKMPPHKKNGIPDRWEDYQAVGKIISGTRFIAFKVPLKPAFGPWELMQTMEKDGQELGLIIDLTFTTRYYKPEDLPDSVFYLKIFTAGHEVPSDPTILSFKRAVRGFLRDNTHNDKLIGVHCTHGLNRTGYLVCRYLIDVDGIDPKEAVELFNSSRGHPIERENYLKDLQTGPKRSNDGMEESEQEPIRGRSGSRHNILDSPAHHRDRHYDRHDHNQFVPLHQRGMNHQTHGFPPPLPPYGMWPPHPSLLSHPPHFNNYQWRPPPPQNNWRRPYPPEEDRRGGEDWRSSHHEGERRVHCPPPCPVLPLYSPKGWTNEPEWSASSLPSE, via the exons ATGCGGCAGCTGAAAGGTGGAATGCGATTCGTGCTAAATTGTTTTCGGTTAAATACATTAACTTCTGTTTTCAGATCAAATGAAACACGATTTATGTTAACTGTTGAGAATAATTCATATTTTACTGG TGAACCCAAGAAAAAGATGCCACCTCACAAGAAAAACGGGATACCGGACAG ATGGGAAGACTACCAGGCCGTAGGGAAGATTATATCTGGGACGCGGTTCATCGCTTTTAAAGTCCCTCTGAAACCG GCGTTTGGTCCATGGGAGCTGATGCAGACTATGGAGAAAGATGGACAGGAGCTGGGACTGATTATAGACCTCACCTTTACTACGCGCTACTACAAAcctgag gaccttCCAGACTCTGTGTTCTACCTGAAGATTTTCACAGCTGGTCATGAAGTTCCCAGCGACCCCACAATCCTTAGCTTCAAACGTGCCGTCCGCGGGTTCCTACGAGACAACACACACAACG ATAAGCTGATCGGAGTACACTGTACTCATGGGCTCAACAGGACAGGCTACCTGGTCTGTAG gtATCTGATAGATGTAGATGGGATTGATCCTAAAGAGGCTGTGGAGT TGTTTAACTCTTCGCGGGGTCACCCCATAGAAAGAGAGAACTACCTGAAAGACCTACAGACTGGGCCAAAGAGAAG TAACGATGGGATGGAGGAGTCGGAGCAGGAGCCAATCAGAGGCCGCTCTGGCAGTCGTCATAACATTCTCGACTCTCCTGCCCACCACCGCGACAGACATTACGACAGGCATGACCACAACCAATTTGT GCCTCTCCACCAGAGGGGTATGAACCACCAGACTCATGGcttccctcctcctctgcctccttaTGGCATGTGGCCTCCCCACCCTAGccttctctcccatcctcctcactTCAACAACTACCAATGGAGACCCCCCCCGCCACAGAACAACTGGAGGAGGCCCTACCCaccagaggaagacaggaggggaggggaggactgGAGGTCATCCCACCACGAGGGCGAGAGGAGAGTTCACTGCCCTCCCCCTTGCCCTGTTCTCCCCCTTTACTCCCCCAAAGGGTGGACTAATGAGCCTGAGTGGtctgcctcctccctcccctctgaaTAG
- the LOC120021640 gene encoding RNA/RNP complex-1-interacting phosphatase-like isoform X1 translates to MRQLKGGMRFVLNCFRLNTLTSVFRSNETRFMLTVENNSYFTGEPKKKMPPHKKNGIPDRWEDYQAVGKIISGTRFIAFKVPLKPSLCRHVERSQAFGPWELMQTMEKDGQELGLIIDLTFTTRYYKPEDLPDSVFYLKIFTAGHEVPSDPTILSFKRAVRGFLRDNTHNDKLIGVHCTHGLNRTGYLVCRYLIDVDGIDPKEAVELFNSSRGHPIERENYLKDLQTGPKRSNDGMEESEQEPIRGRSGSRHNILDSPAHHRDRHYDRHDHNQFVPLHQRGMNHQTHGFPPPLPPYGMWPPHPSLLSHPPHFNNYQWRPPPPQNNWRRPYPPEEDRRGGEDWRSSHHEGERRVHCPPPCPVLPLYSPKGWTNEPEWSASSLPSE, encoded by the exons ATGCGGCAGCTGAAAGGTGGAATGCGATTCGTGCTAAATTGTTTTCGGTTAAATACATTAACTTCTGTTTTCAGATCAAATGAAACACGATTTATGTTAACTGTTGAGAATAATTCATATTTTACTGG TGAACCCAAGAAAAAGATGCCACCTCACAAGAAAAACGGGATACCGGACAG ATGGGAAGACTACCAGGCCGTAGGGAAGATTATATCTGGGACGCGGTTCATCGCTTTTAAAGTCCCTCTGAAACCG TCCCTGTGTCGTCATGTTGAACGTTCGCAGGCGTTTGGTCCATGGGAGCTGATGCAGACTATGGAGAAAGATGGACAGGAGCTGGGACTGATTATAGACCTCACCTTTACTACGCGCTACTACAAAcctgag gaccttCCAGACTCTGTGTTCTACCTGAAGATTTTCACAGCTGGTCATGAAGTTCCCAGCGACCCCACAATCCTTAGCTTCAAACGTGCCGTCCGCGGGTTCCTACGAGACAACACACACAACG ATAAGCTGATCGGAGTACACTGTACTCATGGGCTCAACAGGACAGGCTACCTGGTCTGTAG gtATCTGATAGATGTAGATGGGATTGATCCTAAAGAGGCTGTGGAGT TGTTTAACTCTTCGCGGGGTCACCCCATAGAAAGAGAGAACTACCTGAAAGACCTACAGACTGGGCCAAAGAGAAG TAACGATGGGATGGAGGAGTCGGAGCAGGAGCCAATCAGAGGCCGCTCTGGCAGTCGTCATAACATTCTCGACTCTCCTGCCCACCACCGCGACAGACATTACGACAGGCATGACCACAACCAATTTGT GCCTCTCCACCAGAGGGGTATGAACCACCAGACTCATGGcttccctcctcctctgcctccttaTGGCATGTGGCCTCCCCACCCTAGccttctctcccatcctcctcactTCAACAACTACCAATGGAGACCCCCCCCGCCACAGAACAACTGGAGGAGGCCCTACCCaccagaggaagacaggaggggaggggaggactgGAGGTCATCCCACCACGAGGGCGAGAGGAGAGTTCACTGCCCTCCCCCTTGCCCTGTTCTCCCCCTTTACTCCCCCAAAGGGTGGACTAATGAGCCTGAGTGGtctgcctcctccctcccctctgaaTAG
- the LOC120021640 gene encoding RNA/RNP complex-1-interacting phosphatase-like isoform X4, protein MPPHKKNGIPDRWEDYQAVGKIISGTRFIAFKVPLKPSLCRHVERSQAFGPWELMQTMEKDGQELGLIIDLTFTTRYYKPEDLPDSVFYLKIFTAGHEVPSDPTILSFKRAVRGFLRDNTHNDKLIGVHCTHGLNRTGYLVCRYLIDVDGIDPKEAVELFNSSRGHPIERENYLKDLQTGPKRSNDGMEESEQEPIRGRSGSRHNILDSPAHHRDRHYDRHDHNQFVPLHQRGMNHQTHGFPPPLPPYGMWPPHPSLLSHPPHFNNYQWRPPPPQNNWRRPYPPEEDRRGGEDWRSSHHEGERRVHCPPPCPVLPLYSPKGWTNEPEWSASSLPSE, encoded by the exons ATGCCACCTCACAAGAAAAACGGGATACCGGACAG ATGGGAAGACTACCAGGCCGTAGGGAAGATTATATCTGGGACGCGGTTCATCGCTTTTAAAGTCCCTCTGAAACCG TCCCTGTGTCGTCATGTTGAACGTTCGCAGGCGTTTGGTCCATGGGAGCTGATGCAGACTATGGAGAAAGATGGACAGGAGCTGGGACTGATTATAGACCTCACCTTTACTACGCGCTACTACAAAcctgag gaccttCCAGACTCTGTGTTCTACCTGAAGATTTTCACAGCTGGTCATGAAGTTCCCAGCGACCCCACAATCCTTAGCTTCAAACGTGCCGTCCGCGGGTTCCTACGAGACAACACACACAACG ATAAGCTGATCGGAGTACACTGTACTCATGGGCTCAACAGGACAGGCTACCTGGTCTGTAG gtATCTGATAGATGTAGATGGGATTGATCCTAAAGAGGCTGTGGAGT TGTTTAACTCTTCGCGGGGTCACCCCATAGAAAGAGAGAACTACCTGAAAGACCTACAGACTGGGCCAAAGAGAAG TAACGATGGGATGGAGGAGTCGGAGCAGGAGCCAATCAGAGGCCGCTCTGGCAGTCGTCATAACATTCTCGACTCTCCTGCCCACCACCGCGACAGACATTACGACAGGCATGACCACAACCAATTTGT GCCTCTCCACCAGAGGGGTATGAACCACCAGACTCATGGcttccctcctcctctgcctccttaTGGCATGTGGCCTCCCCACCCTAGccttctctcccatcctcctcactTCAACAACTACCAATGGAGACCCCCCCCGCCACAGAACAACTGGAGGAGGCCCTACCCaccagaggaagacaggaggggaggggaggactgGAGGTCATCCCACCACGAGGGCGAGAGGAGAGTTCACTGCCCTCCCCCTTGCCCTGTTCTCCCCCTTTACTCCCCCAAAGGGTGGACTAATGAGCCTGAGTGGtctgcctcctccctcccctctgaaTAG